A stretch of DNA from Gallus gallus isolate bGalGal1 chromosome 7, bGalGal1.mat.broiler.GRCg7b, whole genome shotgun sequence:
CCTATGTCATGCACAGTCACCGCGGGGCAGCTCGGCGAGTGAGCCCACCTGGCAGCCCCACATTACCCTGGGGTGCTGCAGGCCCCGAAGCAGCCGGGAGCAGCCTTGGCCGGCAGGCTTGCTGCTCTCTTTCCTCCCCAGTTctactttcttccttcagatttattattattattatttttaatgaattcacATTTCCCACTTGGTTTCAACCTCCTCTCCCTGAGATGAGCTAGTGtggaaggggaagagaaggggaggaatgctgaacctcctctggtgaGTGTAATAAAGCAGATGTCCCTGCTGGCAACAGCAGCCTCCTCCAGGAAAGCTGTATGAGTGGGGCCCACTCAGGGACAGCATTCACCTCCCACCTCAAGTCCCTCGCAACTTCTTGGCATGAGTTTTGCTATTCCTCAAACTCAGATCGAGCCTATCTGGACCCCCTTGGGCAGGCAGTTTTAGATACCCAGGATGAAACAGGTTCCTCAGATGCCACCCCCGGCAGGTATGGGAGAGGGATGGACTGTGCTGGGTGAGTAGGTTTCAGCCaactgtgtccctcagctcGGCCCAGCAGGGCCtcgggctgctgctgggttcCCACCTCTGCTGATAGTGGTGCTCACGGGGAAAATGCATTCATGCATGGAGTGGTGTGTGCCAGGGGACAGAtgactttattttcattaaaggtGAATCACAGTTGATGCAGGCTTAATAATGTGAGCTCCTGAGCTAGGATTTCATGGTAGAGAGGACAAGCTGGTTTTGTGTTGGTTAGGCTGGAGACATGCAAATCCCCACCTTCCCTCTCAGTGCTGGAAGctctgccccccagcagcctccTGGTTGTACCGCGAGGTATGTCACAGTCACACAGGCAGTCTGGTGCTGAGTGGACCCTCAGTACTGCTACCAGTGGGGGCTGAGAGCTACTAACAGGAACAAAGTCTTTTCCAGGTCACAAAGCAGACATGCACCGTGCACTGCTGTTTATTACAGTACACACTGTCGACAGACAGTCACAAACATGAGATATTTAAAATAGAGCAAATAACTGCAGAGAAATCCATTCTAAAAGTTACgcaggtgtattttttttccttacagaaacAGATCACCTGCAATCAAACCTTTAAAAAGTGTTGTACTTTGCTgctataaaaatattaatgctaATTTTATCAAAAACCAGGGCTAAAAACCACACTCAGTTCAAATGCCAAAAGCTGTAAGTCACCCATTATCATTAACATAAATTGTTTAGTAAAAAACCCATGACTTTTAAATTTGAACCCAATGAATCTATAAAATGTGCAAACTTTATCAAAATGCAATGTTTTGATTAAACACATTTAAATTCCATTGTGAAAACTATTCTGCATATTCAGGTTAGAACTGAAGTCACTGAGATTTCTGTGATTAGGTCTTCACCTTGCCTGTCTAAGTCATAACAGACTTGAACAATCCTTCATAGCAGATCAGAAGGAAAGGTAAGCCTTTCCATCTTTGGTATTCTTACCTTCAAGGACACTTCAGGCTTTTCTTACTCCATCCTTCATATTAATATTTTCCATGAAAGTAGTTTAACTAATGATTAATGCTGGAAAGGTATATTAGCacaattgttattttttataacaAATTTTATAATAGAAACTAAAAATGAGAGCCTACCTCTCCTTCCCGTTCCCTTCAATTAGCGAATCATATCACTGGATATTGAGAAGAAATCCTAGCAGTACACCAATTTCTCTCCCAGATTAAATACTTAATCCTGCAAATCTGTCCTGACAAATATAATCATGACTTCGAGCCTATCCAGGCAAAGattaactggggaaaaaaagaagcttttaaaCACAATCCCAATGGCAATATTGAAGCATGACAAGCAGTAATGCGAATTACAGTACAGACTTACAGTTGCATTTTACCTCGtcaaacaacaatgaaaaaaatgtgcttatCTGACAATTTCAGTTAGTTCTTGTTACAAGAAGTCTTAATTCTTAAATTCTTAGCAAAtctattaataataataataaaaaaccaaaTGTATGCAAAAACAGTGACCCACTGAATTCTCATATGTTAAGACTGTACTTTAAAGTGGGAATTCAGATGCCGAAGAAAATCTTCCTTAGATGTTAGAGATGGTGGGAAAACTTCTCGACAGAATTCACATACTCCATGCTGATTCAGTTCAGAGTCTGTATAAGTTTGTGCCAGCAAATCATTGTCCCGAGGCTGCCAAATGAGctaaaaggaacagaaaatgattACTGCTGTGGTTTATGATGTGAATTACATTATGCTGTGGTTTacatttatatgaaaaatatacCTGCCTCTTTAAACTAGGTTTACTTAACATATGCCTGGCAGAGCATTAACTAGAGAAAATTCTCACTTAAGAAGGacaagatcttttttttttaactcccaTAAACATACTACCTTTGCAAATACTTGATGTTTTAACATCTATTAATGATAAATGATGCAGAGAGCAGAATTCTGTAATATCAGTATGATATAAACTCTTTTCTTTAACattgtatttctatttttttactGTAGAAGCCTTAATATCCATCTTTAGTGtaatttttttaaccttaaaataaatatttattgtacAAAGgtaatatgaaatatttctgttcttattgGCACACAtctaattttcattttgctcGCAAAACAACTACAGCAATGTCATATGGTCTAAGTTACTTAATTGCTCTGACTGCCTTTTAGTGTAAACATGTCTCAGGTAGTCTCAGTTTTGGGATTCTTTCTGCCATGACAGCAATGAACTCAATAGGGCCATCCATACAGTCAGGCAAGTCTGCAAACTATGCTAAATTTGGTTCAGCAGCTGTTGCTGCTCTTGCTACCTGATCGAGCTAGTTGAAAGTCAGCAAGTCTGTTTGCAGACCATGGGAACATGAGCCTGAGTGTACGTCAGTTATATGGCTTGATAATACCCAGGATTCAGAAATCCAATcagttttcaaagcaaagtTAAAAATTAAGTTTCACTACTTCAGCATTAGCAACAAACCCAAGAGAAAATACACAGTTATGTTACATGGCCAGGACAATTAGGTTTTGAgtaaactgaaaatcaaatgCATTCTGCTATGACTGCAAAGCAGACAGAACGACAGCAAGTTGGTAGCAGTTCTATGCGGGGCTGGAACCTAGAAAAGGAGAGTGCCCTCCACTCTTTTGGCTCATCTTTCTTCTCTATTGCTTAAATCACATGTGGAAAAGCGAGCAAGAATACTTTAGAAACTagtttcttttgaaattctgaAGTTCTAGCTATCCATTCTAATCCAAGAGTTTTAATTTTCACAAATTTATCATGTCAGATACTTAGAATCTGTTGTATCCCCCCCCTGCCATGGTAGTTCACTGTACAATGAACGTGGCTTTCACAGTGGTTAATCCCTGTATTTAAACCAGCTGCAACTTCCTGGAGTCAATTCCTTGTGCTCTCCATATTTAAACACCGTTTAGCTTATCAGACAGCGGCAGCAGATTTACCATCTTTCATTATGGTCAGCAATCCATATAATTAAATTGGCTAATTAGTAATTAAGTGCAATCACACCACTTCTTTTCAGCTAAAAGAGCCTACTTACTGTACATCGCTGGTGTAAATTGCATATTAAATTTTTTTAGACATAGACACACTCAAACATCCCTCCAGGAATGTGTTTAGAATTACTTGTTTTTAATACCAAATTATGTAAATTGCCataaaaaatagatttattaTTGTAAAAATCCCACTAAGGACACAATAAGATTTCCAGTCTTGGAACCACGACATAGAAAGAAAGATACTCATCCAGCAAATTGCTGAAGCAAGTACTTAACttcaatttctttctctgagtGTTCAGCATGtgcttaaaatgcttttcagaataGAGATTAATTTAAGCAgatgtttcatttctaaaacAAGATCTAGATTAAGATCAACAGACTACTGACTTGATTTAAAATCATGAACATTCTTATAAATGTTTTTATCTGAAACAACCCCCGCAAATTGTGAATACTGGTAAACATAATGCATCTCCATGCAAGTCTCAATTAACAGTAGTCTGTAAAATCCTAGGTCCACTAATATCCATGCTTATTTTAATCTGCTGCTCTTttcagtcacttttttttttttttttaagttacatCCGAAGAAAACAGTACTGAGTTTTCACATTTAGTATccacaaagaaggaaagagctAAATTTATTACAGCAACTGAGAGCAGTTCCAAGAACTTACTGTTGCCAAATCTACTGCATTTATGGGGTTTTCCATTTTATAAGTTAACATATGTAGTAAATACTTGAAAGTTTTATCTAcaccacaaaaaaaacagtCAGGTATCTCATTCCTCCCTAGTGGAGGTACTGAACTATTCACAAAAATGTCGTAAAAATCCTAGGAATGAGTGCTATtcactgttgttgttttctttctttctttttttaatttaatacaataaaaaagATATGTATGCAggtaacataaaaaaaaaaaaaaaaaaacaacccaaaataatgttttaatcTACAGATATATTATCTGTAAATCCAATTCACTAGGAATTGGAACCGAGTCCCACTCACTAGGAAAAGTACTTTAAAAACTTTCTTGTAGGCAGCTAATTAAAGGTGATGGAtgttgagagagagagagatgtatATTTAATAAACTCTAAAGTAATATTGGCTTAGTTCAAACAAATTTCTGTATAAGATGCATTCTGACCTATATCCTGTATGTTCTATAGTGCTATGTAGGTATGACTTATTAACACTGAAATAGTTTCTCATTGCATTTTCCCTCccagaagttaaaaaatattacattttctccacaaagtaaataatttacattttaagtgTCGGTCCCAAATTAATTTCTCTATTGCAGAAATACCAACGATCAAACCAAAGCCTTACTGCTATTCAACCACaatttttctccacttttttaAGCTGCATACTCCCCCATCAATTTATAATCACATACCAGCTATTTCCCTGGCTGTAATATACAATGCAGGGTGCCATCTATTGAAAAATGAATACACAGACTAACTAGTAAAAGAACAGGctggagagaaaatacagataaaGAGAAGAGTAACAAGGAATGGTGCGAATGCTTCACAGCTCCGCAGGAATTCTACCAGTAACAAAATAAGTGAATTAATTTCATAGAAATTTGTTTAACTCAGGCAGAACTTTAACAGAAGTCccagtgaaaaataaagcacaataAAAAACTAAAATTAGTAAGTTAGTATAATTGAGACCTCACACGTTACAGACAGGTATTTAAAAcacacttttaaaaatcaagtatATAGTTTAATTTAATGGAAACAGTAAGCTTTCTGTAATTTAAACTTTCATTCAAAACTGGTTTGCAATGGAAAACTGAACTCAGTCTGGGTAAGTTTTAGCAGAAGAAATCATCATAGCTAGGATGTCCTACAGGTGCTTTCCAAACTCTAGTTTTGCACGTCATGCAGTGATAAAATTGAGAGGTAAAGCTCTTTTGCTGCATGTCATTAGGAAAGAACACAAAATCGTATCAAAGTAAatagtgaaaatatttgaaatccACCCTCTCAAAATTCCTAAACATCACTATTTGTGTAGTTTTGAGAAGCTCTCCTTTCACAAGGTGTGAGAAAAGCTActgaaatacaataaataaataaatcaactgGAGTCTATAAAGCTCTGCAACAATTATGTGCGCAATTTCAGTTGAGGCAGAATGCCAcacaaaggaagcaaaatatTCAGAGACACAATTGACAGAAGCTGTGAAAACATTATTCTGCTTTACAGCTATTGGGCCTTGCTTTCAGGAACTTCTCTGGACTTCGAATAGTTAGGACTTAAACTCAAGCCCAAAATACCTATGTAAACGTGAATTATTTTAGTGTACTTCCATACATTTgtcaaaagaaataattatacTTTCCTGCTTGACTGCTTAAACTATGGCAAACATATTTGAAGTTGTGGACAGTAGGAATAGAGTTCTGTTTACAACTCAGATCCAGATAAAAAGtagatcattttttttccagagtgtACATTTACGTTaagttttttaattaattcatttGTCATATTCTCTGATGTGCACCTGAAACAATTAGAACAGTTACATGCCCTATTCATCTGAGATAAAgggtagaaagaaagaaagtgatcTAGGTGACCATTTAGGATTAATGAAAGCTCTGAAACAAATATAGAAGCAGTTAGTATCTACACAAACTGAAATTTGGGAGTGTATCTATTTAAAGTCTTGTCCTATTTCCCTGGAAAAGCACCTTGTACACTTATTTCAGCATCAGTGAGAAGAACTGACAAAACTTATTGTCTTAAACAGAAGACTGGTGAGATATCTCAGGGAATATGTTAATCCAGTCTCAAAGACCTTAGCAATACGGTTGATCACATCATTACCTTTTTTCAAAGTCTACAGCATTTAGAGAAAGATACCTGATGAGGACCTCTGACGGTTGTTCCAGCAGCTTCTAAAGACGGAAAAATCACTTCAGGTGCACCTTGGCTTGCGTGCTTAGATATAAACGTGAAAGCAGTGTCTGCCGTTTTCAAGCATGTTTTGTCACGGATATTTTCTATGGGCATGTTTGCATGATTTGGAGGGTTTGTTTTGTCAACAGTAGTTAAGCTTTGTAAAGCTGAGGTCACGAGATCAACTCCATGAGCTTCAAATGAGTTAGGTTCCAATTTACTGAGGTTAACAGCACGGTCTCTGTGCTCCCGGTTAAAATGATGATCTTGAAGCATGTTTTCAGCTATACCAGAGCAAGGAACTGTTACTTTTTCCTGAGTGCTCTGCAAGAAAGCAGAGTCATTGTCTGTAGGTGGAAACTTGACATTAAATTTAGAAAGTGATTCTACAGAGTTGTTGTCCTCATCTTGGCCCACTCCTCTTGGTGTGATAGATGTGATGCATGATGCACCTCTATTTATATCCTGTATAACCCGAGGCTTAAAAAGCTCTTCTGCTTGTTCATCAGTTTTATCAGTACACTGTATTGGCAtggaaaactgtatttctgtgaagaaagaatGAGGATAACATTAAGGAAAACATCATTATTAAAGGTGTGAGATTTTTCCCCCCACAAGATTTTTGATTTTCCATCTTGCCTTTTTAACCTTTGCTCCATCTCTTTCAAATCGGTTCAAGgtgtatttctctttcataaaTATTCACTCTGACTCCAAAAAtatcagaacagaaataaaagaaaataattctgttttaataataatatttttctttgatttatgGATACAAACACTTCCATTTAATTGAAACTTACGATGTCCCATACGCTTAACATATACCTGCATGTTCTGACAGAAATGAAAGTTGGAtccaaaaatatttcatgcagTGCTGAGAACATTCTAGGCCCCATGAACAAGGTTTGAGAACGTATTCAGGTAACAAACTCCCAGCAAATTCcaaattaggaaaatatttaaactgaGCAGCTATTCAGAAGAGGGATTATATTTTCCTGTGCTTCAAGAATCTCCTGTTCATTTTTTGGCATTTTGTACATTCATTGTACAAAGATCTTCTGATAGCAGTCAGAAATCATAGCAAATGTGAGCCACAGAAGTAACAGAAGTCACACAGATTAAATCTATATGACGTAGAACTTTTAGCACACTTGACTTaggcatatttttaaataaaataaatgaattctgGAATAAACTGCCAAGCACTAACTCCCCAAACAATCAAGTTTAGTAGTGTACACTCAGAATGTAACAATACAGTTTCGAGTTGGCCCTTTGAAGCTACAGGCTTCAAGGACAAACTTAAATTAGAAGCAAGTGCTGGAATCTATGTGTTTTGCTTCAACGATGTAAACTTGGGAAGTGTTTTTTGAAATAACTTAAGAATCTGACCTTACTAACAAGGAAAGCTAGTAAGAATACCCATAATAGCCTTCATTACGTTAAATATAAGCATTAGCAGAACTGGATGTCCACGATGTCTTCCATCAGCTGCATAAATCAAGTCtatcttttgttttcaggaaagtGTTGGGTTAAGCTCTTGTCCCATATAACTAAACAGTATGTAAAAGTCCGCACAAGGAAGTCTAGAAAATCAGTACTCTGACTCTCCTCGGTTCAGAAGTTTTCCTCTAACAAAGATGAGGCTACAGACATTTGTAACAGACATCTTTTGAACTGACAGCTAAATTAAAAGCAACCAAGTTCTGTATTTCACACAGTACGATAGGATATCACATGTAGTAAGTGCCTCTCACTCCAAGGGACAAAACAATTATATGAGTTACTGATGTGACGACTGTCTTTATAGCATGTGATTTGGAGCATTCGTCATAGAATGCCAAAACTGGTGGTGCGTTTTCTTGGTGAAATACTGAGCACCATGTGAACAGACTTGAAAAAGGCAGATGGTAAACAGTGGAAGTACTTCTATGTATGTGtaatttacagtattttcaaatataaagcAAAGCTTTCAAACAGTTGAATCACAGTAAGAGCTTAAGTATGATATTACCAGTTTCAGGTTctggctttattttaaatttactCAGTTGGTCTGTTTGTTCTCTGGCTAGCATACATATTCGATGACACTCTTCTTTCATCTCCTGAAAAATAGTCTCCAGATTCTCCCTAGAAGATTGAAATTGTAAATTAGACCCTCAATCAATTCAGCTTGTTGTGACCTTTATTGTAGTCACCCCCACAAACCAGAGAAAAACAATAGTGTAAGCTACTTTTCTTGGATACCTTGTTCTTCAACATATGTACATACATTTCTgttctcagaaaaaaagcaagcagaaaagggaaaaacaataTAGTCAAGGAGCTGGTTAGTCATAATATAGACACACATTCAAGCCTAGGGCCTGACTCTGAGAGGACCCAGAGGCAATCCAGTCTTTACACTTTCTTTCCAGTTTCCTCAGGTATCAGTGGAACAGCTTGTGCAAGACACTGCTTATATTCCATTCTAGGCAAAAtagggtgctgctgctgtgaacattaattgttttttttttttttttttgtgggctTCAGACTTCTCAGGAGAAGGAACACACAAGTGTTCGTTactgctccttccttctctgtctACCTCACATCTTGAAGGTATGCTAGTAAACTCATTCCTCTGCCTTATGactcaactttcttttttttctcttcttttctttttttttttttttccctaaggcACCAGACATTATATTATAGAAAAAATTCCATTGTGAAATTTTGATAAATTTGCTGCATACTTTATATTTCTAAGCATAATATCACAGATATTGTAAAATTGgctttaaatatgaaaaagttAAGCTTGTGACAATCTGAATTTTGCATCTTTGTCTCAAAAAAAGCTCAGaggggttgtttttctttacctcgatacattgttttcctttctattgCTTATTCATACAGCAATCAGGAGCATCATGAGTTGTGATCTTACTCCCCCTATACTTCTCTTTTTGAAGACAGATGTCTACGTGGACGtcatttcaaaaagaaacaCCTACAGAAGAAGTTAAAGTTCTGACCATTTTTTCAGGTGTTTCAATAAAtaagaaatgggaaaattctcataacacatttttaattggagcattaaaatatacatatgaTTAGATGAAACAATTTTCATTTGCTAGACATTGATGATAACATAATCTTTCtacagagaaaatgtaaaataagaatcacagaatcttctGAGTTTGAAgagacctttaaaagtcatctagtccaactctcctgcaatgagcagagacacctacagctccatcaggtgctcagagcatggtcctgcctggccttgagtctctccaaggatggggcatccacctctgggcaacttgtgccagtgcctaaccacccttatcataaaaaacttcttccttatattcagtTGGAATCTCCCCACTTTTACTTTAAAGTAATTTCCTCTTGCCCTATCACAACAATAAAGAGTCCCTTGTCCTCCTTCCTATAGCCCCCTCCTtagaaaggctgctctcaggtctccctggaactttctcttctccaggctgaacagcctcagctctcttaGCCTGTCCTCATCGGGAAgttgttccatcccttggatcatttttgtggccctctgcaCTTTAACAGGTCTACATCTtccctgtgctgaggactccacatctggacatgTGCTTCAAGTGAgatctcaccagtgcagagtaaGGGAGTTATCTGAGAGGGAGACAGGCAGAAGTTTTTATTCTTTAGATATACATAAATAAAGACAATAAAGTCTTCATCATAGTCTTATCTCCCTTTTCTTATTACACTGTAGTAATGATTCAGTCTAAAGATCCATCTGGTTCACCTAGTCTGTGTCAGAGCATGGCCAAAATCATATGCCTAGGCAAAAGTATAAGACAGCAAGAATTCACAATACTTTTTCCCCTAATTCTCTCCAATTCTCATCTTCAAGAATATTCTGCTTGACATTAGCAAAGGTTGTTAAAAGCAGTGTTATTGCCTATCTCGTGAAAAGTGCAAACCTAAGAGTATTGtcaatatttttctcaaaacaTTGTCTGAAGGAGGAATGCTTGCTTAGGAAATATACTGCTTTTGGTCCCTTGGTCATTGTCAAGGTTGGATGGTTTCAGTTTACAGACACACCTGGTTTCAAGCCCTCTCATTTAGGATGAACTGGGCCAAGAATTATTTCTTCACACTATCAGACCTCCTCCTGGCAGTGCAGCAGGCTACTCTGCTGCGCTGCCATCAGTtaaacacagaatggcttaggtcagaagggacctcaacGATCATGAAGCtcccacccctctgctgcaggcagggccaccaaccttcacatttaatactagaccaggctgcccagggcaccatccaacatggccttgaacacctgcagggatggggcatccacagcctctctgggcagcctggatcCAAAGCCTAATCCATTACAGTTGTATGTTCCTGTTCTGAAGAAAGCTAATGCAAGGGAGTTAATGCTTATCCAAAACCCAGTATTAAAGTCCACTGTAATATCCCGTAGAGTTTAACCTCCTGCTGAACCCAGCAGCTATTCTTCTTCTCAGCTTATCTGTACATACTTGCAAAGCTCTTTTGTGATTCTACATGGCTTTATTTCCTTCCAACATCAGCTCTTTGATCTCCGCTGCTCTCATGCCCTGCTGCTCCTACTTTTTAAGGTACTGTGCAGAAATTATGGAAAATGAGAGGTCATAATTAGTAGCAGAAAAGACAATTGTAAGTAAATTGCAGAAATATTGCAGAAGTATTTACCTTTCAGGCAAAGGTGAAATACCAGAAATCCCTATAGATAATTCAGGCTTATCTGGAACAACTTTCTTACTTTTCACCTTGAAGTAAAACATGAAAGTACGGATCACAGGTTAGCGTATTCATTTTGCTCTTCACCCTGATATGATTACAAACGCCGCAGTACCCTTCATCTACTCCTTCTGGAAGCACTCAAAACATTCACAAAatgaca
This window harbors:
- the TANK gene encoding TRAF family member-associated NF-kappa-B activator isoform X1 → MDKNIGEQLNKAYEAYRQACMDRDHAVKELQQKTENYMQQICEQQEQIELQNSIIAKLNSQLAALNANRGNMHPYILRHEDIETSNLSFSQLSEKLNVAKRRERLLKEQLENESMKLKQLEDRNSEKERRLMSIVSNQEDKIRTLKNKLKELSDAQKGTQMPTYKIEVKSKKVVPDKPELSIGISGISPLPERENLETIFQEMKEECHRICMLAREQTDQLSKFKIKPEPETEIQFSMPIQCTDKTDEQAEELFKPRVIQDINRGASCITSITPRGVGQDEDNNSVESLSKFNVKFPPTDNDSAFLQSTQEKVTVPCSGIAENMLQDHHFNREHRDRAVNLSKLEPNSFEAHGVDLVTSALQSLTTVDKTNPPNHANMPIENIRDKTCLKTADTAFTFISKHASQGAPEVIFPSLEAAGTTVRGPHQLIWQPRDNDLLAQTYTDSELNQHGVCEFCREVFPPSLTSKEDFLRHLNSHFKVQS
- the TANK gene encoding TRAF family member-associated NF-kappa-B activator isoform X2, which codes for MDKNIGEQLNKAYEAYRQACMDRDHAVKELQQKTENYMQQICEQQEQIELQNSIIAKLNSQLAALNANRGNMHPYILRHEDIETSNLSFSQLSEKLNVAKRRERLLKEQLENESMKLKQLEDRNSEKERRLMSIVSNQEDKIRTLKNKLKELSDAQKGTQMPTYKIEVKSKKVVPDKPELSIGISGISPLPERENLETIFQEMKEECHRICMLAREQTDQLSKFKIKPEPETEIQFSMPIQCTDKTDEQAEELFKPRVIQDINRGASCITSITPRGVGQDEDNNSVESLSKFNVKFPPTDNDSAFLQSTQEKVTVPCSGIAENMLQDHHFNREHRDRAVNLSKLEPNSFEAHGVDLVTSALQSLTTVDKTNPPNHANMPIENIRDKTCLKTADTAFTFISKHASQGAPEVIFPSLEAAGTTVRGPHQVSFSKCCRL